One window of Lawsonibacter asaccharolyticus genomic DNA carries:
- a CDS encoding flagellar biosynthetic protein FliP: MDALINVNGENFQTLQILLLTTLITLLPSIVVMMTSFTRYIISLSFLRSAIGLQQNPPNMVLVGMALFLTLFTMSPVISDIQTNAYEPYIAERITQEEFYEKAKVPLKEFMLDQTEDSSLELFCELAGADMPATRAQAEGLPLRIIVPSFMTSELKHAFLIGFYLYIPFVLIDVVVASTLMSMGMIMLPPSMISMPFKLLLFISLDGWQLLFSTLVRSFQ, from the coding sequence TTGGACGCGCTGATCAATGTAAATGGAGAGAATTTTCAGACGCTCCAGATCCTACTTCTGACTACCCTGATCACACTCCTCCCCTCTATTGTGGTGATGATGACCTCCTTTACCCGGTATATCATCTCCCTCTCCTTTCTGCGTTCTGCCATTGGGCTGCAGCAGAATCCGCCCAACATGGTGCTGGTGGGAATGGCACTGTTCCTCACCCTGTTTACCATGTCCCCGGTGATCAGTGACATCCAGACAAACGCTTATGAGCCATACATAGCAGAGAGGATCACTCAAGAGGAGTTTTATGAAAAAGCTAAGGTGCCTCTGAAGGAATTCATGCTGGATCAGACGGAGGACAGCTCTCTGGAGCTGTTCTGTGAGCTCGCCGGAGCGGATATGCCGGCCACACGGGCACAGGCGGAGGGGCTGCCTCTGCGGATCATTGTCCCATCCTTTATGACCAGCGAACTCAAGCACGCATTTCTGATCGGATTTTACCTGTATATTCCCTTTGTTCTGATCGATGTGGTGGTGGCGTCCACCTTGATGTCTATGGGAATGATTATGCTGCCGCCCTCCATGATCTCCATGCCATTTAAATTGCTGCTGTTTATTTCGCTGGATGGCTGGCAGCTGCTGTTTTCTACACTGGTGCGGAGCTTCCAATGA
- a CDS encoding chemotaxis protein CheY has protein sequence MAKILVVDDAAFMRKVIRDTLTKNGYTDVHEAVDGKDAVEKYFELHPNLVLMDITMPNMDGLEALKAIRAKDSSANVVMCSAMGQEAMVMEAVQAGIKDFIVKPFKDDRLMKTVNSILGAP, from the coding sequence ATGGCAAAAATTTTGGTCGTAGACGATGCAGCTTTTATGAGAAAGGTCATTCGCGACACCCTGACGAAGAACGGCTATACCGATGTCCACGAGGCGGTCGACGGAAAGGACGCAGTGGAAAAATACTTTGAGCTCCATCCCAACCTGGTCCTCATGGACATCACCATGCCGAATATGGATGGGCTGGAGGCGTTGAAGGCGATCCGGGCCAAGGACAGCAGCGCCAATGTGGTGATGTGCTCCGCCATGGGCCAGGAGGCTATGGTGATGGAGGCGGTACAAGCGGGGATCAAGGACTTTATCGTCAAGCCTTTCAAGGACGACCGCCTGATGAAAACGGTCAATTCCATTCTGGGCGCACCCTGA